Proteins encoded in a region of the Raphanus sativus cultivar WK10039 chromosome 8, ASM80110v3, whole genome shotgun sequence genome:
- the LOC108820666 gene encoding hexosyltransferase GAUT11-like, which produces MRRRRVARRRLLSWIWLLLASFSVAGLVLFIVQHHHQQQQDPSQLTLERDTRTEEYVSPPRLNFTEEVTSASSFARQLAEQMTLAKAYVFIAKEHNNLHLAWELSSKIRTCQLLLSKSAMRGQPISLDEAKPVVTGLSALIYKAQDAHYDIATTMMTMKSHIQALEERANAATVQTTVFGQSVAEAVPKSLHCLMIKLTSDWLTEQPSRREAAAADENRNSPRLVDNNLYHFCIFTDNVVAASVVVNSSVSNADHPKQLVFHIVTNRVSYKAMQAWFLGNDFKGSAIEIQSVEEFSWLNASYSPVVKQLLDDADSRAYYFGDQETNSEPKVRNPKYLSLLNHLRFYIPEIYPQLEKIVFLDDDVVVQKDLTPLFSLDLHGNVNGAVETCLEAFHRYYKYLNFSDPLISSKFDPQACGWAFGMNVFDLIAWRKANVTGRYHYWQEKNRERTLWKLGTLPPGLLAFYGLTEPLDRRWHVLGLGYDVNIDNRLIETAAVVHYNGNMKPWLKIGIGRYKPFWLKFLNSSHPYLQDCVTA; this is translated from the exons ATGAGGAGGCGGAGGGTAGCTAGAAGGAGATTATTGAGTTGGATATGGCTTCTCCTTGCTTCTTTCTCTGTTGCTGGATTGGTTCTCTTCATCGTTcagcatcatcatcaacaacaacaagatcCATCTCAGCTAACTCTT GAAAGAGACACAAGAACCGAGGAGTACGTATCTCCTCCTCGTTTAAACTTCACCGAAGAGGTGACGAGTGCTTCCTCGTTCGCTAGGCAGCTAGCCGAGCAAATGACCCTCGCCAAGGCCTATGTTTTCATAGCCAAAGAGCACAACAATCTCCATCTAGCTTGGGAGCTGAGCTCCAAGATCAGAACCTGCCAGCTTCTCCTCTCGAAATCAGCGATGAGAGGCCAGCCCATTTCCTTAGACGAGGCCAAACCGGTCGTTACCGGCTTATCAGCTCTTATCTACAAGGCGCAAGACGCGCATTACGACATAGCCACGACGATGATGACTATGAAGTCTCACATCCAAGCCCTCGAAGAGCGCGCAAACGCAGCCACCGTTCAAACCACGGTGTTCGGGCAATCTGTTGCCGAGGCGGTTCCTAAGAGCCTCCACTGTTTGATGATCAAGCTAACATCAGACTGGTTAACCGAGCAGCCGTCACGCCGTGAAGCAGCGGCGGCAGATGAGAACAGGAACTCGCCTAGACTCGTTGACAACAACCTCTACCATTTTTGTATCTTCACTGACAACGTGGTAGCTGCTTCTGTTGTTGTGAACTCATCAGTCTCCAACGCTGATCACCCGAAGCAGCTTGTTTTCCACATAGTGACGAACCGAGTGAGCTACAAAGCTATGCAGGCTTGGTTTCTTGGTAATGACTTCAAGGGGTCAGCGATAGAGATCCAGAGCGTTGAAGAGTTCTCTTGGCTGAATGCTTCGTACTCTCCTGTCGTTAAGCAACTGCTGGATGATGCAGATTCGAGAGCTTACTACTTCGGTGACCAAGAGACAAACTCTGAGCCAAAAGTCAGGAACCCGAAGTACTTGTCGTTACTGAACCATCTCAGATTCTACATCCCCGAGATCTATCCTCAGCTAGAAAAGATCGTTTTCCTAGACGACGACGTTGTTGTTCAGAAAGATCTGACTCCGCTCTTCTCGTTAGACCTTCACGGAAACGTCAACGGAGCTGTGGAGACGTGTCTTGAAGCCTTTCACCGTTATTACAAGTACCTAAACTTTTCTGACCCGCTCATCAGCTCGAAGTTTGATCCGCAAGCGTGCGGATGGGCCTTTGGTATGAACGTTTTCGATCTCATCGCTTGGAGGAAAGCGAACGTGACTGGTAGGTACCATTACTGGCAAGAGAAGAACAGAGAGAGAACTCTCTGGAAGCTAGGGACGCTTCCTCCGGGGCTGTTGGCTTTCTATGGTCTCACTGAGCCGCTAGACAGAAGATGGCATGTCTTAGGGTTAGGTTACGATGTGAACATTGATAACCGTCTGATAGAAACCGCGGCTGTGGTTCACTATAACGGCAACATGAAGCCTTGGCTAAAGATTGGTATTGGTAGGTATAAACCGTTTTGGTTGAAGTTCTTGAACTCGAGCCATCCTTATTTACAAGATTGTGTCACAGCTTAG